DNA from Pirellulaceae bacterium:
CCAACGGGTCCATCATATTATGGCACCCGGCACAGGCGGGATCTGCCCGATGCCGTTCCAACCGCTCGCGCAAAGTCGTCGGCTTCTCGACTTCCCCTGCCGGTGATTCGAGCGGAGGCACGCCGGGAGGGGGCGGCGGCGGAGGCGTTCCCAAAAGCGATTCAAGGATCCACTTTCCACGCAACACCGGGCTGGTACGGTGTGGCAGCGAAGATATGGCCAGCACCGCGCCCATAGCCAACACGCCACCGCGCTTGTCATCTACCGTCAAGCTGACTCGCTTGGGCTGTTCGCGAAATTCGCCTGACACGCGATAGTGTCGAGCCAATTGCCGATTGACGTAGGTAAAGTCGGCATCGACTATTTCTAACAGCGATCGATTCTCGGACAGCAGCTCTTCCATGAACAGTATCGGCTCGTATTTCATCGCTCCGACCAGTTCGGAATCGAAACGACGGGCGATCGACGGATCAGGTTGGAACTCACGACCCAGTGCCCGAGTCCCCAGCCATTGCTCGACGAAATTGGAAACAAAGTCGCGCACTCGCGCGCCGGGACGAATGCCATCATCTCTCAGCGGACTGTGCAACATGCGAGAAACCTGTTGTCGCAATACTGTCGAATCATGCAACTGCCCCTGCTGTGCCAGTTGCAGCAATTCAGCGTCGGGCATGGTGCCCCATAGAAAATACGATAGCCGCGACGCCATTTCGTAGTCTGCCACCGGTTGCATTTGATCATCGTTGCACGGAGCTTCATTCAAGAAAAGGAACTTCGGCGAGACGAGCGCGGCCTCAAGGCAGTATTGAATAGCCGTCATGTAGTCGACCGAGTCGTTGATTGCGTCACGGAACAGTTGCAAATATTCGTCAACTTCAATGTCCGCCACCGGGCGGCGAAAGGCGCGTGGGAGAAAGCGTTGCAGCACCTCTCTGGCGGCTTCGTCAGCGGTTCGATCTGCTGTTGGAAAGGCAACCAGCAAGGCCTGGCGAGTTGGCGGATCTTTGACGGCGTAATCCAGAGCGACACGCGCGGCGGCAATGTACTTCTCTGCATGCGTCGCAGAAATGAAAAGCGTTTCTGCGGCGTTGTCAAATCCTTCGCCGCCAGCCCCCTCGTCAGGCAATAGCGCGCTGAAGTTGACAGGAATGCCTAGTAGATCACGGACAGAATTGGAGTACTCGAATCGGGACAGGCGACGCGAACGCGGTGGTCCGGGGTCAATTGGCCCTCCGCAGATACTGTCGGTCATCGTCTGTCGCAGCCATCGCACAAACTCCTTACGCTGTTGTGTGGACGGTTGCTGGCTGTCCACCGGAGGCATCAAGCTATCGTGGACGCGGTGAGCCACCTTTTTCCAGGTACTTACATCGCTGGCGATCTGAGCTGCCGACGAAAAGCCTGCGAGATTCAAGCCGGCTTGTGGATCGTTGGCTGCGTGGCAGTCCAGGCAGTAATCATTTAGAAAGGCGATCGCTGCTTGCTCAGATTCCAGGGGTGTGGTCGCAGCTGTTTCCACTTCGGAAGCGGTCTGTTGGCAGAAGACCGATGACGCGCCTGGGCTTAAGAGAACGCACAAAGCGGTCAGCCATGTGCAGCATGACGTCGCAGGCTGCCCCCAACCGCTGTTTATCTTCCAGACCGTCATGGTAACCGTTGGCGCCCAATTTTGTTCGTCGAAGTGACGGGAGCTGGCGCGACGCCATGCCCATCGTTTCTAAGCGATCACTTGTTCTTAAGCGACCTCTTCTGCTCTTAGCATTTTCAGGACATGCTGCACAGTGATCTTGATTCCAGGGGCCCGGTCCCAGCGTGTCGTACCCCGCCGGTCCCACACTAGGTTACTAGAAATCTTACAAGGCTGACACGTCGTTGCTGAACTGGACGTCCAGCTCGGTAATGATCCGGCTTAACCAAGTTTGACCCCAATTCGACAATTCCATGTTTGCAATCATGGCTGCCCCTTGTTTGGTCGGATCGGATTCGAAGCGCTGCCGCAATTCTGCCATATCCGGAGCGCGTTCGACCACGCGATAGACATAGTAGATGCTCTTTGGATTATTGGCAGCGACGCCGGTACGGCCGACCTCGGTCGTAAACACTCTTTGCATGAACTCATAGCCGGTGCGATCCAAGTTGGGAATGGTGGATGGCACGATATTGTTGCCCATGCGGGTTAGCCATGGAAAGTGGTCTGTGGTGATGACCAGTGAGCGAGACATGCCGGCCAATGCTGACTTCCAAGGGTCGTCGGGATCGCCAACCTTACGCGACATCTCCTGGGCTGCCGTCTCGGCCAATACTTGGGCCTTGCCCCGCTGCCAAGCGGCAATCACGTCGCCACGCGCTTCTTCCAGCGACGGAATTGATTGAGGCCGGGAATCGATTTTCCAGAAACAGAATTGAATGTACTCGGATCCTTCTGGAGAAAAGTAGACGCTATCCATGGGCTCAAACAGTTCGATAGACACCGAGGGAATGACATTGGCCACATTTCCCAGCGAGCGACCTTCTCGAAACAGACTGCTACTGCCTAACGGCGTCGCTGCAAGCTGGTTGCGATCACTCAAGCCCGTTTCGCCATATTTGAGCTGATTATCTTCGGCAAATTTCCTGAGGTCAGGCTTTGAAGGCATTGCCAAATCTACATTGGCACCATTGCTGTTGTTTCGAAGCGTCACATACTGGCGATACTTGAGGTTGAAGTCCCTCATGAGCTGCTTAAGTTGTGCATCCAATGCTTCGAAAATTGGCGACGATTTCGTGCGAGCCAAACTTGTGGCCACTTCGTCCTTGGCCTCTTCAAAGGTCTGAGTTCGCATCGCTGGCTGAGTTGGCTCGGCAGTCGCGATGCCTTGCTCCGCGTCGCTTTCGGGACTGCTGTCAGCGACGGTTGCAGTCGAGGCGGTTGCCTGAGGAACTTCGCCTTCAGCAGTCGATGGAGCAGCAGCCG
Protein-coding regions in this window:
- a CDS encoding DUF1592 domain-containing protein, whose protein sequence is MTVWKINSGWGQPATSCCTWLTALCVLLSPGASSVFCQQTASEVETAATTPLESEQAAIAFLNDYCLDCHAANDPQAGLNLAGFSSAAQIASDVSTWKKVAHRVHDSLMPPVDSQQPSTQQRKEFVRWLRQTMTDSICGGPIDPGPPRSRRLSRFEYSNSVRDLLGIPVNFSALLPDEGAGGEGFDNAAETLFISATHAEKYIAAARVALDYAVKDPPTRQALLVAFPTADRTADEAAREVLQRFLPRAFRRPVADIEVDEYLQLFRDAINDSVDYMTAIQYCLEAALVSPKFLFLNEAPCNDDQMQPVADYEMASRLSYFLWGTMPDAELLQLAQQGQLHDSTVLRQQVSRMLHSPLRDDGIRPGARVRDFVSNFVEQWLGTRALGREFQPDPSIARRFDSELVGAMKYEPILFMEELLSENRSLLEIVDADFTYVNRQLARHYRVSGEFREQPKRVSLTVDDKRGGVLAMGAVLAISSLPHRTSPVLRGKWILESLLGTPPPPPPPGVPPLESPAGEVEKPTTLRERLERHRADPACAGCHNMMDPLGFGLENYDVLGRWRTKIDDHDPVDARGQLADGQQFDGPVQLKQVLMERKQQIARNFTSKMLGYALSRQLTDHDHCTVESIVARLEADDYKMQTLVFEIVTSLPFRYKMNSSSAR